From Micromonospora rhizosphaerae, the proteins below share one genomic window:
- a CDS encoding mannose-1-phosphate guanylyltransferase: MFYAVIPAGGSGTRLWPLSRAGHPKFLHPLTGTRASLLQATVDRLEPLTTPERTLVVTGAAHVAAVARQLAGLPEENILVEPSQRDSCAAIALAAAVIALRDPEAVMGSFAADHLIGDPARWADTVREAIRGAEQGLLMTVGITPTRPETGYGYLETGEPVGEGPLRPVIEFKEKPAAEVAEAYFRSGRHLWNASMFVWRVDVFLAELARQQPALHAGITAIAAAWGTPEQDDILGTVWPTLPKISVDYAVMEGAATAGRVATVPGDFGWNDVGDFHTLGEVLPADACGNVVLGVDGKPGVLLRDSKSLVVVPQSGRLVAVLGVHDLIVVDTPDAVLVCPRDRAQDVKKLVDELKERGEEGYV, encoded by the coding sequence ATGTTCTACGCCGTCATCCCGGCGGGTGGCAGTGGCACGAGGTTGTGGCCACTGTCCCGTGCCGGCCATCCGAAGTTCCTCCACCCGCTGACCGGCACCCGCGCCTCGCTGCTCCAGGCCACGGTGGACCGATTGGAGCCGCTGACCACCCCGGAGCGCACGCTGGTGGTCACCGGGGCCGCGCACGTCGCGGCGGTGGCCCGGCAACTGGCTGGCCTGCCGGAGGAGAACATCCTCGTCGAGCCTTCGCAGCGTGACTCCTGCGCGGCGATCGCGCTGGCCGCTGCGGTGATCGCGCTGCGCGACCCGGAGGCGGTGATGGGTTCGTTCGCCGCCGACCACCTGATCGGTGACCCGGCCCGCTGGGCGGATACGGTGCGCGAGGCGATCCGCGGCGCCGAGCAGGGGCTGCTGATGACGGTGGGGATCACCCCGACCCGGCCGGAGACCGGCTACGGTTACCTGGAGACCGGTGAGCCGGTCGGCGAGGGTCCACTGCGCCCGGTGATCGAGTTCAAGGAGAAGCCGGCCGCCGAGGTCGCCGAGGCGTACTTCCGCTCGGGTCGCCACCTCTGGAACGCCAGCATGTTCGTCTGGCGGGTGGACGTGTTCCTGGCCGAGCTGGCCCGGCAGCAGCCGGCGTTGCACGCCGGGATCACCGCGATCGCCGCGGCCTGGGGCACGCCGGAGCAGGACGACATCCTCGGCACGGTCTGGCCGACGCTGCCGAAGATCTCCGTCGACTACGCGGTGATGGAGGGTGCGGCGACCGCCGGCCGGGTCGCCACCGTGCCGGGCGACTTCGGCTGGAACGACGTCGGCGACTTCCACACCCTCGGCGAGGTGCTCCCGGCCGACGCGTGCGGCAACGTCGTGCTCGGCGTCGACGGGAAGCCGGGCGTCCTGCTGCGGGACAGCAAGAGTCTGGTGGTGGTGCCGCAGTCGGGGCGGCTGGTGGCCGTCCTCGGCGTGCACGACCTGATCGTGGTGGACACCCCGGACGCGGTGCTGGTCTGTCCCCGCGACCGCGCCCAGGACGTCAAGAAGCTGGTCGACGAGCTGAAGGAGCGGGGCGAGGAAGGCTACGTCTGA
- a CDS encoding NUDIX hydrolase → MYADATALLTGWTPTGPAAAAARNRTLELLSAGPVAMSRSHRAGHVTASALVLDATGGRVLLCLHGKFRKWVQLGGHCEPGDRTLAGAALREATEESGITDLVVDPTPIDVDIHPVACQGGSLHYDVRFAVFAPAGAVERVSDESEALGWFPADRLPEPLADATAQLVAPALAALRRAGR, encoded by the coding sequence CTGTACGCCGACGCCACCGCCCTGCTGACCGGCTGGACGCCGACCGGCCCGGCGGCCGCGGCGGCCCGGAACCGCACGCTGGAACTGCTGAGCGCGGGCCCGGTGGCGATGAGCCGGAGCCACCGGGCGGGCCACGTCACGGCCAGCGCCCTGGTGCTCGACGCCACGGGCGGGCGGGTGCTGCTCTGCCTGCACGGCAAGTTCCGCAAGTGGGTGCAGCTCGGCGGGCACTGCGAGCCCGGCGATCGGACGCTCGCCGGCGCGGCGCTGCGCGAGGCCACCGAGGAGTCCGGGATCACCGACCTGGTGGTCGATCCCACGCCGATCGACGTGGACATCCATCCGGTGGCCTGCCAGGGCGGCTCGCTGCACTACGACGTCCGGTTCGCGGTCTTCGCGCCGGCCGGCGCGGTGGAGCGGGTCAGCGACGAGTCCGAGGCGCTCGGCTGGTTCCCGGCGGACCGGCTGCCCGAGCCGCTGGCCGACGCCACCGCCCAACTCGTCGCGCCGGCCCTGGCCGCCCTGCGCCGGGCCGGCCGCTGA